A genomic window from Gossypium hirsutum isolate 1008001.06 chromosome D12, Gossypium_hirsutum_v2.1, whole genome shotgun sequence includes:
- the LOC107945494 gene encoding uncharacterized protein isoform X2, with product MGFQLQGSGESEMLGLKVTSSRHKRSKSSFSDKQRVEEDGLDDSLEESNRIKLDMRHLKNSVKTQKKQSSTPHTEVQSSLKQEILQLEKRLQDQFEIRRAVETALGYQISSHEHTNETPVSISKPPTELIKEIAVLELEVVYLEQYLLSLYRKAFDQQVSSISPSKRDERLKTPIHTPSVRDERLKTPVNTPSKKDERLKTPVHTPSGRFLEVPRLDDDASKVDNSAVRSGYNENSWKEPIDIVGEKLLDSGVNRCYSTLSQRSKFPSWTSPLDETLADKAVRACHSQPLSMMEYAQNASNIISLAEHLGTCISDHAPDTPNKLSEDMIKCMSVIYCKLTDPPLIQNSFSSPISSVSSASAFSPQEQHEMWSPGLRNNSSFDVRLDNPFHVEGLKEFSGPYSTMLEVPWIFRDSEKLAEVENLLQNFRSLICKLEEVDPRKLRHEEKLAFWINIHNSLVMHAFLAYGIPQNNVKRFFLLLRAAYNIGGHTISADTIQSSILGCRMPRPGQWLRLLISARTKFKAGDRRQAYAIEHPEPLLHFALCSGNHSDPAVRAYTPKNVIQELETAKQEYIRATFGVRKDLKILLPKLLESFAKDSSLCQAGIIEMVRQSLPESLRRSIRKCQVGKSRKSIEWSPHDFTFRYLISKELVR from the exons ATGGGGTTTCAACTTCAAGGCAGTGGAGAAAGTGAAATGTTGGGGTTGAAAGTGACATCTTCAAGGCATAAGCGTTCCAAGAG CAGCTTTTCTGATAAGCAAAGAGTTGAAGAAGATGGGTTGGATGATTCTCTTGAAGAATCAAATCGCATAAAGCtg GATATGAGGCACCTGAAGAACTCTGTCAAAACCCAGAAGAAGCAATCTTCCACCCCCCACACTGAGGTGCAAAGCTCTTTGAAGCAAGAG ATCTTGCAGCTTGAGAAAAGATTACAAGATCAATTTGAGATTCGCCGTGCAGTAGAAACAGCACTGGGTTATCAAATTTCCTCCCATGAGCATACAAATGAAACACCAGTCTCCATATCTAAG CCACCTACGGAGCTAATCAAGGAAATTGCTGTTTTAGAATTGGAAGTTGTATATTTGGAACAATACCTTCTCTCCTTGTATAGGAAAGCCTTTGATCAACAAGTGTCTTCTATTTCGCCTTCTAAAAGGGATGAAAGGTTAAAAACACCTATACATACCCCTAGTGTAAGGGATGAAAGGTTAAAAACACCAGTAAATACACCAAGTAAAAAGGATGAAAGGTTAAAAACACCTGTGCATACTCCAAGTGGGCGATTTTTGGAAGTTCCAAGACTTGATGATGATGCATCAAAAGTTGATAATTCAGCTGTGCGGTCTGGTTACAATGAGAATTCGTGGAAGGAGCCTATTGACATTGTAGGAGAAAAACTATTAGATTCCGGTGTTAACCGCTGTTATTCCACACTGTCACAGCGTTCGAAGTTTCCGAGTTGGACATCTCCTCTGGATGAGACTTTGGCTGATAAAGCCGTGCGTGCCTGCCACTCACAACCTTTGTCCATGATGGAG TATGCTCAGAATGCGTCGAATATAATCAGTCTGGCTGAGCATCTTGGCACTTGCATTTCTGATCATGCTCCAGACACACCAAACAAGCTTTCTGAGGATATGATCAAGTGTATGTCTGTTATATATTGCAAGCTTACAGACCCACCTTTGATCCAAAACAGCTTTTCATCTCCCATTTCATCCGTGTCATCAGCCAGTGCTTTTTCTCCACAAGAGCAGCATGAAATGTGGAGTCCAGGGTTGAGAAATAATTCATCATTTGATGTACGGTTAGATAACCCTTTCCATGTTGAAGGACTTAAAGAGTTTAGCGGACCATATAGCACAATGCTTGAAGTGCCATGGATTTTCAGAGATAGTGAAAAACTGGCCGAGGTGGAGAACTTGCTACAAAATTTCAG GTCTCTTATCTGCAAACTGGAAGAAGTTGATCCAAGGAAGTTGAGACATGAAGAGAAGCTGGCATTCTGGATAAACATACACAATTCGCTAGTGATGCAT GCATTTTTGGCTTATGGTATTCCACAAAATAATGTGAAAAGATTCTTTCTACTGTTGAGA GCTGCATATAACATTGGGGGTCACACCATTAGTGCAGATACGATACAGAGTTCCATCCTTGGATGTCGTATGCCTCGTCCTGGACAG TGGCTTCGGTTATTAATTTCTGCAAGGACAAAGTTTAAAGCTGGAGACAGAAGGCAGGCATATGCTATTGAACATCCAGAACCACTTTTGCACTTTGCACTCTGTTCAGGAAACCATTCCGATCCTGCG GTCCGTGCCTACACCCCAAAGAACGTAATTCAAGAGCTGGAAACTGCAAAACAGGAATACATCAGAGCTACGTTTGGTGTCCGCAAAGACCTGAAAATTCTGTTACCAAAGCTCTTGGAATCATTTGCAAAGGATTCGAGTTTATGTCAAGCTGGTATTATCGAAATGGTCCGACAATCTTTGCCTGAGTCGCTTCGTAGGAGCATTAGAAAATGCCAGGTAGGCAAATCCCGCAAGAGCATAGAATGGAGTCCTCACGATTTTACCTTCAGGTATCTAATATCTAAAGAACTAGTAAGATGA
- the LOC107945494 gene encoding uncharacterized protein isoform X4, which produces MRHLKNSVKTQKKQSSTPHTEVQSSLKQEILQLEKRLQDQFEIRRAVETALGYQISSHEHTNETPVSISKPPTELIKEIAVLELEVVYLEQYLLSLYRKAFDQQVSSISPSKRDERLKTPIHTPSVRDERLKTPVNTPSKKDERLKTPVHTPSGRFLEVPRLDDDASKVDNSAVRSGYNENSWKEPIDIVGEKLLDSGVNRCYSTLSQRSKFPSWTSPLDETLADKAVRACHSQPLSMMEYAQNASNIISLAEHLGTCISDHAPDTPNKLSEDMIKCMSVIYCKLTDPPLIQNSFSSPISSVSSASAFSPQEQHEMWSPGLRNNSSFDVRLDNPFHVEGLKEFSGPYSTMLEVPWIFRDSEKLAEVENLLQNFRSLICKLEEVDPRKLRHEEKLAFWINIHNSLVMHAFLAYGIPQNNVKRFFLLLRAAYNIGGHTISADTIQSSILGCRMPRPGQWLRLLISARTKFKAGDRRQAYAIEHPEPLLHFALCSGNHSDPAVRAYTPKNVIQELETAKQEYIRATFGVRKDLKILLPKLLESFAKDSSLCQAGIIEMVRQSLPESLRRSIRKCQVGKSRKSIEWSPHDFTFRYLISKELVR; this is translated from the exons ATGAGGCACCTGAAGAACTCTGTCAAAACCCAGAAGAAGCAATCTTCCACCCCCCACACTGAGGTGCAAAGCTCTTTGAAGCAAGAG ATCTTGCAGCTTGAGAAAAGATTACAAGATCAATTTGAGATTCGCCGTGCAGTAGAAACAGCACTGGGTTATCAAATTTCCTCCCATGAGCATACAAATGAAACACCAGTCTCCATATCTAAG CCACCTACGGAGCTAATCAAGGAAATTGCTGTTTTAGAATTGGAAGTTGTATATTTGGAACAATACCTTCTCTCCTTGTATAGGAAAGCCTTTGATCAACAAGTGTCTTCTATTTCGCCTTCTAAAAGGGATGAAAGGTTAAAAACACCTATACATACCCCTAGTGTAAGGGATGAAAGGTTAAAAACACCAGTAAATACACCAAGTAAAAAGGATGAAAGGTTAAAAACACCTGTGCATACTCCAAGTGGGCGATTTTTGGAAGTTCCAAGACTTGATGATGATGCATCAAAAGTTGATAATTCAGCTGTGCGGTCTGGTTACAATGAGAATTCGTGGAAGGAGCCTATTGACATTGTAGGAGAAAAACTATTAGATTCCGGTGTTAACCGCTGTTATTCCACACTGTCACAGCGTTCGAAGTTTCCGAGTTGGACATCTCCTCTGGATGAGACTTTGGCTGATAAAGCCGTGCGTGCCTGCCACTCACAACCTTTGTCCATGATGGAG TATGCTCAGAATGCGTCGAATATAATCAGTCTGGCTGAGCATCTTGGCACTTGCATTTCTGATCATGCTCCAGACACACCAAACAAGCTTTCTGAGGATATGATCAAGTGTATGTCTGTTATATATTGCAAGCTTACAGACCCACCTTTGATCCAAAACAGCTTTTCATCTCCCATTTCATCCGTGTCATCAGCCAGTGCTTTTTCTCCACAAGAGCAGCATGAAATGTGGAGTCCAGGGTTGAGAAATAATTCATCATTTGATGTACGGTTAGATAACCCTTTCCATGTTGAAGGACTTAAAGAGTTTAGCGGACCATATAGCACAATGCTTGAAGTGCCATGGATTTTCAGAGATAGTGAAAAACTGGCCGAGGTGGAGAACTTGCTACAAAATTTCAG GTCTCTTATCTGCAAACTGGAAGAAGTTGATCCAAGGAAGTTGAGACATGAAGAGAAGCTGGCATTCTGGATAAACATACACAATTCGCTAGTGATGCAT GCATTTTTGGCTTATGGTATTCCACAAAATAATGTGAAAAGATTCTTTCTACTGTTGAGA GCTGCATATAACATTGGGGGTCACACCATTAGTGCAGATACGATACAGAGTTCCATCCTTGGATGTCGTATGCCTCGTCCTGGACAG TGGCTTCGGTTATTAATTTCTGCAAGGACAAAGTTTAAAGCTGGAGACAGAAGGCAGGCATATGCTATTGAACATCCAGAACCACTTTTGCACTTTGCACTCTGTTCAGGAAACCATTCCGATCCTGCG GTCCGTGCCTACACCCCAAAGAACGTAATTCAAGAGCTGGAAACTGCAAAACAGGAATACATCAGAGCTACGTTTGGTGTCCGCAAAGACCTGAAAATTCTGTTACCAAAGCTCTTGGAATCATTTGCAAAGGATTCGAGTTTATGTCAAGCTGGTATTATCGAAATGGTCCGACAATCTTTGCCTGAGTCGCTTCGTAGGAGCATTAGAAAATGCCAGGTAGGCAAATCCCGCAAGAGCATAGAATGGAGTCCTCACGATTTTACCTTCAGGTATCTAATATCTAAAGAACTAGTAAGATGA
- the LOC107941795 gene encoding serine/threonine-protein phosphatase 7 long form homolog, translating into MARLIGTDRHISDAVNNADSFRLLRGRVSVLKKAPNARLMPYMELAGFGSVALIRSSDLRFDLLFALLGLPIDGCPVTGVSSFTDPVALCHQLLGDSPGDGESYFSGIKFTWLKAKIGQLSATATEGELMCAARAYIMHIVGGLLMPDANDDNVHLMYLPLLVDLSTASSYSWGSAVLAMLYRELCRATNSDVVDMGGCLILLQSWALYWLPFLASVSHQPWSVCPGIGKSYTVPIYRRMIEQHAREEFIWMPYRRSKIANVVPSSAYVDSHIWCTNAPIINFNVVEWYHGDRVLQQFGCIQPIPDPPC; encoded by the exons atggctCGATTGATTGGAACCGATAGACACATATCTGATGCGGTTAATAACgcg GACTCGTTCCGATTATTAAGGGGTCGTGTGAGTGTTTTAAAGAAAGCTCCAAATGCACGATTGATGCCGTACATGGAGCTAGCTGGATTTGGGTCAGTAGCATTGATCCGGTCCTCCGACTTGcgctttgatttattatttgcGCTA CTTGGGCTCCCAATTGACGGGTGTCCCGTAACGGGAGTATCTTCATTTACCGATCCGGTTGCACTTTGTCATCAGCTCTTAGGAGACTCGCCAGGGGACGGTGAGTCATATTTTTCCGGCATAAAATTTACATGGCTGAAAGCCAAAATTGGACAATTATCAGCGACTGCCACTGAAGGTGAGTTGATGTGCGCTGCTCGAGCGTACATCATGCATATCGTAGGGGGACTACTCATGCCTGATGCAAACGACGACAATGTGCATTTGATGTACTTGCCCCTGTTAGTTGATTTGTCCACTGCTAGCTCGTATAGCTGGGGCTCCGCCGTTCTAGCAATGTTGTACCGAGAGCTTTGTCGGGCGACAAACTCGGATGTTGTTGACATGGGTGGATGCCTCATACTGCTGCAGTCCTGGGCTCTCTATTGGCTACCGTTTTTGGCATCCGTTAGTCACCAACC GTGGAGTGTTTGTCCAGGTATCGGGAAGTCGTATACTGTCCCGATATACCGCCGCATGATTGAACAGCATGCCCGTGAAGAG tttatatggatgccaTATCGTAGGTCGAAAATTGCAAATGTTGTACCCTCGTCCGCATACGTTGATTCCCACATATGGTGCACTAACGcaccaattatcaatttcaacGTAGTCGAGTGGTATCACGGAGATCGAGTGCTACAACAGTTTGGCTGCATCCAACCTATCCCGGATCCGCCGTGCTAG
- the LOC107945494 gene encoding uncharacterized protein isoform X3 codes for MGFQLQGSGESEMLGLKVTSSRHKRSKSFSDKQRVEEDGLDDSLEESNRIKLDMRHLKNSVKTQKKQSSTPHTEVQSSLKQEILQLEKRLQDQFEIRRAVETALGYQISSHEHTNETPVSISKPPTELIKEIAVLELEVVYLEQYLLSLYRKAFDQQVSSISPSKRDERLKTPIHTPSVRDERLKTPVNTPSKKDERLKTPVHTPSGRFLEVPRLDDDASKVDNSAVRSGYNENSWKEPIDIVGEKLLDSGVNRCYSTLSQRSKFPSWTSPLDETLADKAVRACHSQPLSMMEYAQNASNIISLAEHLGTCISDHAPDTPNKLSEDMIKCMSVIYCKLTDPPLIQNSFSSPISSVSSASAFSPQEQHEMWSPGLRNNSSFDVRLDNPFHVEGLKEFSGPYSTMLEVPWIFRDSEKLAEVENLLQNFRSLICKLEEVDPRKLRHEEKLAFWINIHNSLVMHAFLAYGIPQNNVKRFFLLLRAAYNIGGHTISADTIQSSILGCRMPRPGQWLRLLISARTKFKAGDRRQAYAIEHPEPLLHFALCSGNHSDPAVRAYTPKNVIQELETAKQEYIRATFGVRKDLKILLPKLLESFAKDSSLCQAGIIEMVRQSLPESLRRSIRKCQVGKSRKSIEWSPHDFTFRYLISKELVR; via the exons ATGGGGTTTCAACTTCAAGGCAGTGGAGAAAGTGAAATGTTGGGGTTGAAAGTGACATCTTCAAGGCATAAGCGTTCCAAGAG CTTTTCTGATAAGCAAAGAGTTGAAGAAGATGGGTTGGATGATTCTCTTGAAGAATCAAATCGCATAAAGCtg GATATGAGGCACCTGAAGAACTCTGTCAAAACCCAGAAGAAGCAATCTTCCACCCCCCACACTGAGGTGCAAAGCTCTTTGAAGCAAGAG ATCTTGCAGCTTGAGAAAAGATTACAAGATCAATTTGAGATTCGCCGTGCAGTAGAAACAGCACTGGGTTATCAAATTTCCTCCCATGAGCATACAAATGAAACACCAGTCTCCATATCTAAG CCACCTACGGAGCTAATCAAGGAAATTGCTGTTTTAGAATTGGAAGTTGTATATTTGGAACAATACCTTCTCTCCTTGTATAGGAAAGCCTTTGATCAACAAGTGTCTTCTATTTCGCCTTCTAAAAGGGATGAAAGGTTAAAAACACCTATACATACCCCTAGTGTAAGGGATGAAAGGTTAAAAACACCAGTAAATACACCAAGTAAAAAGGATGAAAGGTTAAAAACACCTGTGCATACTCCAAGTGGGCGATTTTTGGAAGTTCCAAGACTTGATGATGATGCATCAAAAGTTGATAATTCAGCTGTGCGGTCTGGTTACAATGAGAATTCGTGGAAGGAGCCTATTGACATTGTAGGAGAAAAACTATTAGATTCCGGTGTTAACCGCTGTTATTCCACACTGTCACAGCGTTCGAAGTTTCCGAGTTGGACATCTCCTCTGGATGAGACTTTGGCTGATAAAGCCGTGCGTGCCTGCCACTCACAACCTTTGTCCATGATGGAG TATGCTCAGAATGCGTCGAATATAATCAGTCTGGCTGAGCATCTTGGCACTTGCATTTCTGATCATGCTCCAGACACACCAAACAAGCTTTCTGAGGATATGATCAAGTGTATGTCTGTTATATATTGCAAGCTTACAGACCCACCTTTGATCCAAAACAGCTTTTCATCTCCCATTTCATCCGTGTCATCAGCCAGTGCTTTTTCTCCACAAGAGCAGCATGAAATGTGGAGTCCAGGGTTGAGAAATAATTCATCATTTGATGTACGGTTAGATAACCCTTTCCATGTTGAAGGACTTAAAGAGTTTAGCGGACCATATAGCACAATGCTTGAAGTGCCATGGATTTTCAGAGATAGTGAAAAACTGGCCGAGGTGGAGAACTTGCTACAAAATTTCAG GTCTCTTATCTGCAAACTGGAAGAAGTTGATCCAAGGAAGTTGAGACATGAAGAGAAGCTGGCATTCTGGATAAACATACACAATTCGCTAGTGATGCAT GCATTTTTGGCTTATGGTATTCCACAAAATAATGTGAAAAGATTCTTTCTACTGTTGAGA GCTGCATATAACATTGGGGGTCACACCATTAGTGCAGATACGATACAGAGTTCCATCCTTGGATGTCGTATGCCTCGTCCTGGACAG TGGCTTCGGTTATTAATTTCTGCAAGGACAAAGTTTAAAGCTGGAGACAGAAGGCAGGCATATGCTATTGAACATCCAGAACCACTTTTGCACTTTGCACTCTGTTCAGGAAACCATTCCGATCCTGCG GTCCGTGCCTACACCCCAAAGAACGTAATTCAAGAGCTGGAAACTGCAAAACAGGAATACATCAGAGCTACGTTTGGTGTCCGCAAAGACCTGAAAATTCTGTTACCAAAGCTCTTGGAATCATTTGCAAAGGATTCGAGTTTATGTCAAGCTGGTATTATCGAAATGGTCCGACAATCTTTGCCTGAGTCGCTTCGTAGGAGCATTAGAAAATGCCAGGTAGGCAAATCCCGCAAGAGCATAGAATGGAGTCCTCACGATTTTACCTTCAGGTATCTAATATCTAAAGAACTAGTAAGATGA
- the LOC107945494 gene encoding uncharacterized protein isoform X1 encodes MRWLRVAMAVLKSCFVQVLSIDSWCLILSHSSFSDKQRVEEDGLDDSLEESNRIKLDMRHLKNSVKTQKKQSSTPHTEVQSSLKQEILQLEKRLQDQFEIRRAVETALGYQISSHEHTNETPVSISKPPTELIKEIAVLELEVVYLEQYLLSLYRKAFDQQVSSISPSKRDERLKTPIHTPSVRDERLKTPVNTPSKKDERLKTPVHTPSGRFLEVPRLDDDASKVDNSAVRSGYNENSWKEPIDIVGEKLLDSGVNRCYSTLSQRSKFPSWTSPLDETLADKAVRACHSQPLSMMEYAQNASNIISLAEHLGTCISDHAPDTPNKLSEDMIKCMSVIYCKLTDPPLIQNSFSSPISSVSSASAFSPQEQHEMWSPGLRNNSSFDVRLDNPFHVEGLKEFSGPYSTMLEVPWIFRDSEKLAEVENLLQNFRSLICKLEEVDPRKLRHEEKLAFWINIHNSLVMHAFLAYGIPQNNVKRFFLLLRAAYNIGGHTISADTIQSSILGCRMPRPGQWLRLLISARTKFKAGDRRQAYAIEHPEPLLHFALCSGNHSDPAVRAYTPKNVIQELETAKQEYIRATFGVRKDLKILLPKLLESFAKDSSLCQAGIIEMVRQSLPESLRRSIRKCQVGKSRKSIEWSPHDFTFRYLISKELVR; translated from the exons ATGAGATGGCTACGAGTTGCAATGGCTGTCCTTAAATCCTGCTTTGTTCAAGTTTTATCTATTGATTCATGGTGCTTGATTTTGTCACATAGCAGCTTTTCTGATAAGCAAAGAGTTGAAGAAGATGGGTTGGATGATTCTCTTGAAGAATCAAATCGCATAAAGCtg GATATGAGGCACCTGAAGAACTCTGTCAAAACCCAGAAGAAGCAATCTTCCACCCCCCACACTGAGGTGCAAAGCTCTTTGAAGCAAGAG ATCTTGCAGCTTGAGAAAAGATTACAAGATCAATTTGAGATTCGCCGTGCAGTAGAAACAGCACTGGGTTATCAAATTTCCTCCCATGAGCATACAAATGAAACACCAGTCTCCATATCTAAG CCACCTACGGAGCTAATCAAGGAAATTGCTGTTTTAGAATTGGAAGTTGTATATTTGGAACAATACCTTCTCTCCTTGTATAGGAAAGCCTTTGATCAACAAGTGTCTTCTATTTCGCCTTCTAAAAGGGATGAAAGGTTAAAAACACCTATACATACCCCTAGTGTAAGGGATGAAAGGTTAAAAACACCAGTAAATACACCAAGTAAAAAGGATGAAAGGTTAAAAACACCTGTGCATACTCCAAGTGGGCGATTTTTGGAAGTTCCAAGACTTGATGATGATGCATCAAAAGTTGATAATTCAGCTGTGCGGTCTGGTTACAATGAGAATTCGTGGAAGGAGCCTATTGACATTGTAGGAGAAAAACTATTAGATTCCGGTGTTAACCGCTGTTATTCCACACTGTCACAGCGTTCGAAGTTTCCGAGTTGGACATCTCCTCTGGATGAGACTTTGGCTGATAAAGCCGTGCGTGCCTGCCACTCACAACCTTTGTCCATGATGGAG TATGCTCAGAATGCGTCGAATATAATCAGTCTGGCTGAGCATCTTGGCACTTGCATTTCTGATCATGCTCCAGACACACCAAACAAGCTTTCTGAGGATATGATCAAGTGTATGTCTGTTATATATTGCAAGCTTACAGACCCACCTTTGATCCAAAACAGCTTTTCATCTCCCATTTCATCCGTGTCATCAGCCAGTGCTTTTTCTCCACAAGAGCAGCATGAAATGTGGAGTCCAGGGTTGAGAAATAATTCATCATTTGATGTACGGTTAGATAACCCTTTCCATGTTGAAGGACTTAAAGAGTTTAGCGGACCATATAGCACAATGCTTGAAGTGCCATGGATTTTCAGAGATAGTGAAAAACTGGCCGAGGTGGAGAACTTGCTACAAAATTTCAG GTCTCTTATCTGCAAACTGGAAGAAGTTGATCCAAGGAAGTTGAGACATGAAGAGAAGCTGGCATTCTGGATAAACATACACAATTCGCTAGTGATGCAT GCATTTTTGGCTTATGGTATTCCACAAAATAATGTGAAAAGATTCTTTCTACTGTTGAGA GCTGCATATAACATTGGGGGTCACACCATTAGTGCAGATACGATACAGAGTTCCATCCTTGGATGTCGTATGCCTCGTCCTGGACAG TGGCTTCGGTTATTAATTTCTGCAAGGACAAAGTTTAAAGCTGGAGACAGAAGGCAGGCATATGCTATTGAACATCCAGAACCACTTTTGCACTTTGCACTCTGTTCAGGAAACCATTCCGATCCTGCG GTCCGTGCCTACACCCCAAAGAACGTAATTCAAGAGCTGGAAACTGCAAAACAGGAATACATCAGAGCTACGTTTGGTGTCCGCAAAGACCTGAAAATTCTGTTACCAAAGCTCTTGGAATCATTTGCAAAGGATTCGAGTTTATGTCAAGCTGGTATTATCGAAATGGTCCGACAATCTTTGCCTGAGTCGCTTCGTAGGAGCATTAGAAAATGCCAGGTAGGCAAATCCCGCAAGAGCATAGAATGGAGTCCTCACGATTTTACCTTCAGGTATCTAATATCTAAAGAACTAGTAAGATGA